A genomic region of Scyliorhinus canicula chromosome 4, sScyCan1.1, whole genome shotgun sequence contains the following coding sequences:
- the barhl2 gene encoding barH-like 2 homeobox protein, which yields MEGSSGSSFGIDTILSNTSGSPVLGNGDFRHGGGGGRTPDFRSQATPSPISEIDTVGTAPLSPLSMELRQEPHLAADNLHQPPQQQTLQPPQQLAAGSSGPRTCTTSSFLIKDILGDSKPLAACAPYSTSSPHPPKPETEPFRQKPEPEEMKSREKLDKRDDTQSDSGKCNGTKEEGDREITSSRESPPVRAKKPRKARTAFSDHQLNQLERSFERQKYLSVQDRMDLAAALNLTDTQVKTWYQNRRTKWKRQTAVGLELLAEAGNYSALQRMFPSPYFYHPSLLTNMDTTAAMYMYRTPPPHPGLQRPLVPRVLIHGLGPAGQPALNPLPNPLPGTPHPR from the exons ATGGAAGGATCCAGCGGCTCCAGTTTTGGAATAGATACTATTCTGTCCAACACTTCAGGCAGCCCGGTGCTTGGCAACGGCGATTTTCGccacggcggcggcggcggcaggacTCCAGACTTCAGAAGCCAGGCCACTCCGTCCCCGATCTCGGAGATAGACACTGTGGGCACAGCTCCCCTCTCGCCGCTCTCCATGGAGCTTCGCCAGGAACCGCATCTCGCTGCGGACAACCTTCACCAGCCACCGCAGCAGCAAACTTTGCAGCCACCGCAGCAACTGGCAGCGGGCAGTTCTGGCCCCAGGACTTGCACCACCTCCTCTTTTTTAATCAAAGACATTTTGGGCGATAGCAAACCGCTGGCAGCCTGCGCCCCTTACAGcaccagctccccccacccccccaaaccagagACTGAACCCTTCAGGCAAAAGCCGGAACCCGAAGAGATGAAAAGCCGGGAGAAGCTGGACAAACGAGATGACACACAGAGCGACAGCGGCAAGTGTAACG GGACCAAAGAGGAAGGCGACCGCGAGATTACCAGCAGCAGGGAAAGCCCCCCCGTCCGCGCCAAGAAACCCCGCAAGGCCAGGACGGCCTTCTCCGACCACCAGCTCAATCAACTGGAGCGCAGCTTCGAGCGCCAGAAGTACCTGAGTGTCCAGGATCGCATGGATTTGGCAGCCGCTCTGAAtctgacagacacccaggtcaAAACCTGGTACCAGAATAGGAG GACAAAGTGGAAAAGGCAAACCGCTGTGGGACTGGAGCTGCTGGCCGAAGCCGGGAATTATTCCGCTTTGCAGAGGATGTTCCCCTCTCCGTATTTCTACCACCCGAGCCTCCTGACTAATATGGACACGACAGCGGCGATGTACATGTACAGGACTCCACCGCCTCACCCGGGACTCCAGCGGCCCCTCGTCCCGCGGGTCCTCATCCACGGCCTGGGGCCAGCAGGACAGCCAGCCCTCAACCCCCTGCCCAACCCTCTGCCCGGAACCCCGCACCCCCGGTGA